From a single Couchioplanes caeruleus genomic region:
- a CDS encoding SigE family RNA polymerase sigma factor, with protein MTPGTEDAFDAFYRDTSRRLLRYAYGLTGDPGEAQDLVQEAYARAWQRWRRLSAYEDPEAWLRLVVNRLSTDRWRRLGVRRTHPVNVPAPVAPPSEDTVLLVRAMRTLPAAHRRALALHYLLDRSVADIAAETGASTGTVKSWLARGRAGLAVALGAAPAVPEGAPNAR; from the coding sequence ATGACACCAGGAACGGAGGACGCGTTCGACGCGTTCTACCGCGACACGTCCCGGCGCCTGCTGCGGTACGCGTACGGCCTGACCGGCGACCCCGGCGAAGCCCAGGATCTGGTGCAGGAGGCGTACGCGCGGGCGTGGCAGCGGTGGCGGCGGCTGTCGGCGTACGAGGACCCGGAGGCGTGGCTGCGGCTCGTGGTGAACCGGCTGTCGACGGACCGGTGGCGGCGGCTGGGCGTACGGCGTACCCACCCGGTGAACGTGCCCGCCCCGGTCGCCCCGCCGTCGGAGGACACCGTGCTGCTGGTCCGGGCCATGCGCACACTGCCCGCGGCGCACCGGCGCGCGCTCGCCCTGCACTACCTGCTCGACCGCTCGGTGGCCGACATCGCCGCCGAGACCGGGGCGTCGACGGGCACGGTGAAGTCGTGGCTGGCCCGCGGCCGGGCCGGCCTCGCCGTCGCGCTCGGGGCCGCACCCGCCGTACCCGAAGGAGCGCCCAATGCCCGCTGA
- the proS gene encoding proline--tRNA ligase — protein sequence MARVLTPRAEDFPRWYQDLIAKARMADNGPVRGTMVIRPAAYAIWERMQAEMDARIKEADAQNAYFPLFIPESYLSREAQHVEGFSPELAVVTHAGGKELAEPIVVRPTSETIFGEFMAKWIDSYRDLPLLLNQWANVVRWELRPRTFLRTTEFLWQEGHTAHATEQDARDYARRILHSVYEDFMVSLLAIPVVPGRKTKGERFAGATNTMTLEAMMGDGKALQMGTSHELGQNFAKAFDITYTSQAGAVEHAWTTSWGSTTRMIGGLIMVHGDDSGLRLPPRLAPVQAQVMVVKAGEGVTEAAAKLRDELKAAGVRVKLDDRADVPFGRRAVDAELQGIPVRIEVGPRDLAAGNAVVARRVDGTKTPVALAEVVSLVTRALDEDQQRLFDAALAHREERTVDVKTLGEAIEAAQTGWARVPWSAVGTEGEAEANGKAVTVRCLLRPDGFVPESDDEPDVQAILARAY from the coding sequence ATGGCTCGCGTGCTCACTCCCCGTGCGGAGGACTTCCCCCGCTGGTACCAGGACCTCATCGCCAAGGCGCGGATGGCCGACAACGGCCCGGTCCGCGGCACGATGGTGATCCGCCCGGCGGCGTACGCGATCTGGGAGCGCATGCAGGCCGAGATGGACGCCCGGATCAAGGAAGCCGACGCGCAGAACGCGTACTTCCCGCTGTTCATCCCGGAGAGCTACCTGAGCCGCGAGGCGCAGCACGTCGAGGGCTTCTCGCCGGAGCTCGCGGTGGTCACCCACGCCGGCGGCAAGGAGCTGGCCGAGCCGATCGTGGTGCGCCCCACCAGCGAGACGATCTTCGGCGAGTTCATGGCCAAGTGGATCGACTCGTACCGTGACCTGCCGCTGCTGCTCAACCAGTGGGCCAACGTGGTGCGCTGGGAGCTGCGGCCGCGCACGTTCCTGCGCACCACCGAGTTCCTCTGGCAGGAGGGGCACACCGCGCACGCCACCGAGCAGGACGCCCGCGACTACGCGCGCCGCATCCTGCACTCGGTCTACGAGGACTTCATGGTGAGCCTGCTGGCCATCCCGGTCGTCCCGGGCCGCAAGACGAAGGGCGAGCGCTTCGCCGGCGCCACCAACACCATGACCCTCGAGGCCATGATGGGCGACGGCAAGGCCCTGCAGATGGGCACCTCGCACGAGCTCGGGCAGAACTTCGCCAAGGCGTTCGACATCACGTACACGTCGCAGGCCGGCGCCGTCGAGCACGCCTGGACCACCTCGTGGGGCAGCACCACCCGCATGATCGGCGGCCTGATCATGGTGCACGGCGACGACAGCGGGCTGCGGCTGCCGCCCCGGCTGGCGCCGGTGCAGGCCCAGGTCATGGTGGTCAAGGCCGGCGAGGGTGTCACCGAGGCGGCGGCCAAGCTGCGCGACGAGCTCAAGGCCGCGGGCGTACGGGTGAAGCTCGACGACCGCGCCGACGTGCCGTTCGGGCGCCGGGCGGTCGACGCCGAGCTGCAGGGCATCCCGGTGCGCATCGAGGTGGGTCCCCGCGACCTGGCCGCCGGCAACGCCGTGGTGGCCCGGCGGGTCGACGGCACCAAGACCCCGGTGGCGCTCGCCGAGGTCGTGAGCCTGGTGACCCGGGCCCTCGACGAGGACCAGCAGCGGCTGTTCGACGCCGCGCTGGCGCACCGCGAGGAGCGCACGGTCGACGTGAAGACCCTGGGCGAGGCCATCGAGGCCGCCCAGACCGGCTGGGCCAGGGTGCCGTGGTCCGCGGTCGGCACCGAGGGCGAGGCCGAGGCGAACGGCAAGGCGGTCACCGTCCGCTGCCTGCTGCGCCCCGACGGGTTCGTGCCCGAGTCCGACGACGAGCCGGACGTGCAGGCGATCCTGGCCCGCGCGTACTGA
- a CDS encoding DUF402 domain-containing protein translates to MMFAPGRTVLYRNIDGPRLASVRPCRVISDDERGLLLWLARGSAVVLEMATDGRGIRDMPFAEWIGLSHHVVPATWQGPSLLKFIPRDADHSVWFFRDDEDRFKNWYVNLEERALRWDDGHLAGVDVIDQDLDIVVRPDRTWEWKDEDEFTERLAFPGHYWVHDEAAVRAEGLRVVKAIEAGEFPFDGTWTDFRPDPSWPVLTLVPEGWDRPPVPRP, encoded by the coding sequence CTGATGTTCGCCCCGGGCCGCACGGTCCTCTACCGCAACATCGACGGGCCGCGGCTCGCGTCCGTACGCCCCTGCCGGGTGATCTCCGACGACGAGCGCGGGCTGCTGCTCTGGCTGGCCCGCGGCTCGGCGGTGGTCCTCGAGATGGCGACCGACGGCCGCGGCATCCGCGACATGCCGTTCGCCGAGTGGATCGGGCTGAGCCATCACGTGGTCCCGGCCACCTGGCAGGGCCCGAGCCTGCTCAAGTTCATCCCGCGGGACGCCGACCACTCGGTCTGGTTCTTCCGTGACGACGAGGACCGCTTCAAGAACTGGTACGTGAACCTGGAGGAGCGCGCCCTGCGCTGGGACGACGGGCACCTCGCCGGCGTGGACGTCATCGACCAGGACCTCGACATCGTGGTCCGCCCGGACCGCACCTGGGAGTGGAAGGACGAGGACGAGTTCACCGAGCGCCTCGCCTTTCCCGGCCACTACTGGGTCCACGACGAGGCCGCCGTACGCGCCGAGGGCCTCCGCGTGGTCAAGGCGATCGAGGCGGGGGAGTTCCCCTTCGACGGCACCTGGACGGACTTCCGCCCGGACCCGTCGTGGCCCGTGCTGACGCTGGTGCCCGAGGGCTGGGACCGCCCGCCCGTTCCCCGCCCCTGA